In Quercus lobata isolate SW786 chromosome 12, ValleyOak3.0 Primary Assembly, whole genome shotgun sequence, a genomic segment contains:
- the LOC115971665 gene encoding cold-responsive protein kinase 1-like — MRKEVIRDGILGASELRGPMNYKYNVLKSATKNFSEENKLGEGGFGEVYKGILKNGRVVAVKKLVIGQSRREKADFESEVKLISNVHHRNLIRLLGCCSKGPKLLLVYEYMANNSLDKCLFGERRTILNWKQRNDIIVGTASGLAYLHEQFHVCIIHRDIKTSNILLDNDMQPKIADFGLARLLPEDQSHLSTNFARTMGYTAPEYAIQGQLSEKVDAYSFGVVALEIVSGQKITDVNFDADSEYLLERAWRLYVNDMHLELVDDNLAPDEYKAEDVKKIIEIGLMCTQASASLRPTMSEVVVLLKSKGPLEHSPQNRTAFVDSDTRVVHGDTTTSNGSSSSNATASNSQLSGR; from the exons ATGCGGAAGGAAGTGATTAGAG ATGGCATATTAGGAGCATCTGAGTTGCGAGGCCCTATGAATTACAAGTATAATGTTTTGAAATCagctacaaaaaattttagtgaaGAAAACAAATTAGGTGAAGGAGGCTTTGGTGAGGTATATAAG GGTATTCTTAAGAATGGGAGAGTAGTTGCAGTGAAGAAGCTAGTCATAGGCCAATCCCGCAGAGAAAAGGCAGATTTCGAAAGTGAGGTCAAGCTTATAAGTAATGTTCATCACAGGAATCTTATTCGTCTTCTTGGATGCTGTAGCAAAGGACCAAAACTACTTCTCGTTTATGAATACATGGCAAACAACAGCCTTGACAAATGCTTATTTG GTGAAAGAAGGACCATTCTCAACTGGAAACAACGTAATGATATTATAGTTGGCACAGCTAGTGGTCTTGCTTATCTACATGAGCAATTCCATGTATGTATCATTCACAGAGATATAAAAACCAGCAATATTCTTCTTGATAACGACATGCAGCCCAAAATTGCAGATTTTGGGTTGGCAAGACTTTTGCCAGAGGATCAAAGTCATCTCAGCACCAATTTCGCAAGAACAAT GGGATACACAGCACCAGAGTATGCAATCCAAGGTCAATTATCAGAGAAGGTTGATGCATACAGCTTTGGCGTTGTTGCCCTTGAAATTGTTAGTGGCCAAAAGATTaccgatgtgaattttgatgcTGACAGCGAATATCTACTTGAACGG GCCTGGAGACTGTATGTGAATGATATGCACTTGGAGTTGGTGGACGATAATTTAGCTCCAGATGAGTATAAAGCAGAAGATGTGAAGAAAATTATAGAGATAGGCCTCATGTGCACTCAAGCATCAGCTTCCTTGAGACCCACAATGTCTGAAGTCGTCGTTTTGCTCAAAAGCAAGGGCCCTCTGGAGCATAGCCCGCAAAATAGAACTGCCTTTGTTGATTCTGATACAAGAGTAGTCCATGGAGACACAACCACCTCCAACGGCTCCTCTAGTTCCAATGCCACTGCCTCCAACTCTCAGCTCTCTGGTCGTTGA
- the LOC115971666 gene encoding uncharacterized protein LOC115971666 — protein sequence MTFSVGTILLAAYLKEKLTREPAIRKEPTVEYVGGSVHTLTEIDPNKLSFFEIRDLCHLVGAPKEHSRYRYLLLEGDLQDDLRDIETDADILNMTTFHRAWPAKKIIIYTDIDVEPLAVEYPDEGGVANGGVGSDAVRDEIDLDYDEDDENDEEEDVKDVEIGARDEEQDVEVSARVEEQNVERDNDDDDDDDDWLNEGLEGDDFGDDIFTAQNSAPQGFAPNTASESSNAPHTALESSNAFHADPEWAEPTLEDDLVSMDGSDDEQVLEHVEFNAKSDMRNVVLKKEMKFPNAKVFRAALREYAIKKPIDIKFKLNERTKIQATSAYVAKRFIEDFSKNPNWEVSGVHNHVMQTLYVDLSVNQVYRSKRKAKDLINGDEQLQYGVLRDYAQMINTVDKGSRVILQTEMADETSQSKFKRMYVKFNTQKVGFLGGCRSFIGLNGCHIKHKFGGQILSATAKDANYNIFPVAMAIVEQETKESWILEIFANDIGRPEELQLGLIPAIETIFPTMEHRYCVKHIYNNFKVDHKGLELKDALWRCVVATTVREFERCMQYIRDLDEKAYEYLANIAPAQWTRSHFTPRALTDCLVNNLSEYFNTMILKSKDKPILAMLEWIRVRLMTRLYTKKEGIQKYAGKLCPCIQDRLEKLKVESKPFGTTPAGNFLYEVGSQYERHVIDLVKKTCSWRSWDLNGIPCKHAITVIYTNIETPEDYTHPCYFKETYMEIYKEVLPPMPGQSEWAETGQPTPLAPHIYKPPGRPPKQRKRASDERRNPYKASRLNRLVKCGKCKKEGHNSRGCKAGITGETPWQRR from the exons ATGACTTTTTCTGTTGGGACAATTCTTCTGGCAGCTTATTTGAAGGAAAAACTCACTAGAGAGCCAGCTATACGCAAA GAGCCAACCGTTGAATATGTGGGTGGGTCTGTACATACACTGACAGAGATTGACCCTAACAAGTTGAGTTTCTTTGAAATTCGAGATTTATGCCATCTAGTTGGTGCTCCTAAAGAACATAGTAGATATAGGTATTTACTTCTTGAAGGTGATCTACAGGATGATTTAAGAGATATAGAAACAGATGCAGATATCTTGAACATGACCACCTTTCATAGGGCATGGCCAgctaaaaaaatcataatctatACTGACATAGATGTGGAGCCACTGGCAGTTGAGTATCCTGATGAAGGGGGAGTGGCAAATGGTGGTGTAGGTAGTGATGCAGTAAGGGATGAAATAGATTTGGAttatgatgaagatgatgagaatgatgaagaagaagatgttaaGGATGTTGAGATTGGTGCAAGAGATGAAGAACAGGATGTTGAGGTTAGTGCAAGGGTTGAAGAACAAAACGTTGAAAgagataatgatgatgatgatgatgatgatgattggcTAAATGAAGGTCTAGAGGGGGATGACTTTGGTGATGACATATTTACTGCTCAAAACTCAGCTCCACAAGGTTTTGCTCCCAATACAGCCTCAGAATCAAGCAATGCACCCCACACAGCCCTAGAATCAAGCAATGCATTCCATGCAGACCCTGAGTGGGCTGAGCCAACCCTTGAGGATGACTTAGTAAGCATGGATGGGTCTGATGATGAGCAGGTACTTGAGCATGTAGAGTTTAATGCTAAGAGTGACATGAGAAATGTTGTACTGAAGAAGGAGATGAAGTTTCCTAATGCAAAGGTGTTCAGAGCTGCTTTGAGGGAGTATGCAATCAAAAAACctattgacatcaaattcaagcttaatgagaGGACCAAGAT CCAAGCAACATCAGCTTATGTTGCTAAGAGGTTCATTgaggattttagcaaaaatccaaattgggaGGTGAGTGGTGTACACAACCATGTGATGCAAACTTTATATGTTGACCTAAGTGTAAACCAAGTGTATAGGTCAAAGAGAAAGGCAAAAGATTTGATCAATGGAGATGAGCAATTGCAATATGGTGTCCTTAGGGACTATGCACAAATGATAAACACTGTAGACAAGGGGAGTAGGGTTATACTGCAGACAGAAATGGCTGATGAGACTTCCCAGTCAAAATTTAAGAGGATGTATGTTAAGTTCAATACTCAGAAGGTAGGATTTTTAGGTGGATGCAGGTCATTTATAGGTTTAAATGGTTGTCACATAAAGCACAAATTTGGTGGGCAAATCTTATCTGCCACTGCCAAGGATGcaaattacaacatttttccaGTAGCCATGGCTATTGTGGAACAAGAAACCAAGGAGTCTtggattttggaaatttttgctAATGATATAGGGAGGCCAGAGGAGCTTCAGTTG GGGCTTATACCTGCAATAGAGACAATATTCCCTACTATGGAGCATAGATACTGTGTGAAACACatctacaacaatttcaaagttGATCACAAGGGATTGGAGCTGAAGGATGCACTGTGGAGGTGTGTTGTTGCCACAACAGTAAGGGAGTTTGAGAGATGCATGCAGTACATAAgggatttggatgaaaaggCATATGAGTATCTTGCAAATATTGCACCTGCACAGTGGACAAGGTCACACTTCACTCCTAGGGCCTTAACAGATTGTTTGGTAAATAACTTGAGTGAGTATTTTAATACAATGATATTGAAGTCTAAGGACAAGCCTATCTTGGCAATGTTGGAGTGGATTAGGGTTAGACTTATGACTAGGCTTTACACAAAAAAGGAAGGGATACAGAAGTATGCTGGAAAGCTGTGTCCATGCATACAAGATAGGTTGGAGAAATTGAAGGTTGAAAGTAAGCCATTTGGTACTACCCCAGCTGGCAATTTCCTTTATGAGGTAGGCAGTCAGTATGAGAGGCATGTAATTGATCTTGTCAAGAAGACATGTAGCTGGAGGTCTTGGGATTTAAATGGCATTCCTTGCAAACATGCCATAACAGTCATTTATACAAACATTGAGACACCAGAAGACTATACCCACCCATGCTATttcaaagaaacttacatgGAGATATACAAGGAGGTACTTCCTCCCATGCCTGGCCAGTCAGAATGGGCTGAGACTGGACAGCCTACTCCCCTAGCACCTCACATATACAAACCACCAGGCAGGCCACCCAAGCAAAGAAAGAGGGCTTCTGATGAGCGAAGGAACCCTTACAAAGCAAGTAGGCTGAATAGACTTGTAAAATGTGGGAAATGCAAAAAGGAAGGGCATAACTCAAGAGGGTGCAAGGCTGGCATCACTGGAGAGACACCATGGCAGAGGAGATAG